The following proteins are encoded in a genomic region of Thermoplasmatales archaeon:
- a CDS encoding tandem-95 repeat protein, with translation IMSVKFYGRKLGNLTWQLLGINTNVANNSNTSITWYNLEYGTTYEWYAVANDSITENSSDIWRFTTQAVPPVNNPPVANDDYYSTDEDIMLVAIAPGVLENDYDADGDALSAILVSEPSHGSLTFNSNGSFIYTPQENYYGQDSFTYKAYDGKDYSNIATIYINITAVNDAPFAVDDIATTDEDIPIYINLTSNDYDIDGSIDLTSIEITQNPSHGSLNVYSNGTVLYTPDANYYGSDSFKYKVKDNSNAWSNEACVNITINSINDAPIANFTYEPLHPLINQTIYFNSTSYDLDGSIVNFTWSFGDGSIGYGERINHSYIIAGNYIVNLTVRDNEGAVSGITKEIIIWLQDINPPFTAIELGLPYYYDGNHWISSSTEIWLNATDEGVGVNITYYKIDDGDWIEYTTPFTISGEGEHTIYYYSIDNLGNEEERKSIIVKVDNTPPEIFIQSEFFVITPANLICFADDYESGLQSVSFYYQYSYDNKTWSEEQFKCIDYSEPYSCSFDEIGFYRISAIAMDNVNNSKDFEIFVRIFNPDFNSDGTINVQDLVIIAKNFNGTDAKYDIDGDGMIDLKDARLVLEFWHREEG, from the coding sequence ATATTATGAGCGTTAAATTCTATGGTCGAAAATTAGGAAACTTAACTTGGCAATTGCTTGGTATAAATACAAATGTTGCAAACAATAGCAACACATCAATAACATGGTATAATCTTGAATATGGCACAACATATGAATGGTATGCAGTTGCAAATGATAGCATCACTGAAAATTCATCAGATATATGGAGATTTACAACTCAGGCAGTACCCCCCGTAAATAATCCACCTGTTGCAAATGATGATTATTATTCAACAGATGAAGATATTATGCTTGTTGCAATTGCTCCTGGAGTTCTTGAAAATGATTATGATGCTGATGGAGATGCCTTATCTGCAATTCTTGTTAGTGAGCCAAGCCATGGAAGCTTAACATTTAATTCAAATGGCTCATTTATCTATACTCCTCAAGAAAATTATTATGGACAAGATAGCTTTACTTATAAAGCATATGATGGAAAAGATTATAGCAACATTGCAACAATTTATATAAACATAACAGCGGTAAATGATGCTCCTTTTGCAGTTGATGACATTGCTACAACTGATGAGGATATTCCAATTTATATAAATTTAACATCAAATGACTATGATATAGATGGAAGCATAGATTTAACAAGCATAGAAATAACTCAAAATCCATCTCATGGAAGCTTAAATGTTTATTCAAATGGAACAGTATTATACACACCAGATGCAAATTATTATGGCTCAGATTCATTCAAATATAAAGTAAAGGATAATAGCAATGCTTGGAGCAATGAAGCATGTGTAAATATTACAATAAATAGCATAAATGATGCACCTATTGCAAACTTTACTTATGAGCCATTGCATCCTTTGATAAATCAAACAATTTATTTCAATAGCACTTCTTATGATTTAGATGGAAGCATAGTTAATTTTACTTGGAGCTTTGGAGATGGAAGCATTGGATATGGAGAAAGAATTAATCATTCATATATCATTGCTGGAAATTATATTGTAAATTTAACAGTTAGAGATAATGAAGGAGCGGTTTCGGGCATAACAAAGGAAATAATAATCTGGTTACAAGATATAAATCCACCATTTACAGCAATTGAGCTCGGCTTACCTTACTATTATGATGGAAATCACTGGATAAGCTCTTCTACGGAAATATGGCTAAATGCAACTGATGAAGGGGTAGGAGTAAATATAACATATTACAAGATTGATGATGGAGATTGGATTGAATACACAACTCCATTTACAATTTCTGGAGAAGGAGAGCATACAATTTATTACTATAGCATTGATAATTTAGGAAATGAAGAAGAAAGAAAATCGATAATTGTTAAAGTGGATAATACTCCGCCAGAGATTTTCATCCAATCTGAATTCTTTGTTATTACCCCAGCAAACCTTATATGTTTCGCTGATGATTATGAAAGCGGATTGCAATCTGTATCTTTTTACTATCAATACAGCTATGATAACAAAACATGGAGCGAGGAGCAATTTAAATGCATTGACTATAGCGAGCCATATAGCTGTAGCTTTGATGAAATAGGATTTTATAGAATTTCTGCAATTGCAATGGATAATGTAAATAATTCAAAAGATTTTGAAATTTTTGTCAGAATTTTCAATCCAGATTTTAACAGCGACGGAACAATAAATGTTCAGGATTTGGTTATAATCGCTAAAAATTTCAATGGCACAGATGCTAAATATGATATAGATGGCGATGGCATGATTGATTTAAAAGATGCTCGGCTTGTTTTGGAATTCTGGCACAGGGAAGAGGGCTAA